The Scleropages formosus chromosome 11, fSclFor1.1, whole genome shotgun sequence genome window below encodes:
- the ckap5 gene encoding cytoskeleton-associated protein 5 isoform X6, which yields MGDDSEWMKLPTDQKCEHKVWKARLNGYEEALKLFQRIEDEKSPEWGKYLGLIKKFVTDSNAVAQLKGLEAALAYVENAHVAGKTTGEVVSGVVSKVFNQPKARAKELGTDICLIYIEIEKADVVQEELVKGLDNKNPKIVVACVETIRKALCEFGSKIITLKPIVKVLPKLFESREKAVRDEAKLLAVEIYKWIRDALRPPLQNINSVQLKELEEEWVKLPASAPKQSRFLRSQQDLKAKFEQQQAAGGDEVDGDDEECAQQVDPYELLEAVEILSKVPKDFYEKIEAKKWQERKEALEALESLTKNLKLENGDYGDLVRALKKVIGKDANVMLVTLAAKCLAGLASGLRKKFGTYASHVVPTILEKFKEKKPQVVQALQEAIDAVFLTTSLQNLSEDILAVMDNKNPSIKQQASLFLARSFCHCTPSTLPKSLLKPFCAAFLKQVNDSAPEVRDAAFEALGTAMKVVGEKAVNPFLTDLDKLKLDKIKECADKVELVGGKKVVAEKEKSTSKAQPPVEVPAKPASAPPKKAPAAKPAGPPKKAKPVAAVSAKGKKTSEVKEIVETELSLEVCEEKSAAVLPASCMQMLDSANWKERLASMEEFQRAVEQMDKSEMPCQALVRMLAKKPGWKETNFQVMQMKLHIVGLIAQKGNFSKTSALVVLDGLVDKVGDIKCGVKAKEALTAIGEACSLPWTAEQVVSLAFAQKNPKNQAEALNWLANAMKEFGFSGINVKGFINNVKTALGATNPAVRTAAIALLGVMYLYMGPPLRMFFEDEKPALLAQIDSEFEKMQGQSPPASIRGFSKKGAEDEGEEIEEQEDEGGSGDFMDLLPRTDISEKVTSEMVSKIGDKNWKIRKEGLEEVTAIISEAKFIQPNVGELPMALKGRLNDSNKILVQQTLSILQQIATAMGPALKQHVKNLGIPIITVLGDSKANVRAAALTTLNAWVEQTGMKEWLEGEDLSEELKKENPFLRQEVLAWLAEKLPTLRVVSPDLMFCVPYLYACLEDRNGDVRKKAQDALPTFMMHLSYEKMLKATGKLKPASKDQVVAMLEKARAVMPAKPAGPAKAGPAKAAPSAPPPKASPAPGKSQSVSEDSGVFESKSDTKKVKPGGPPAKGKNTSQELNGSVDKDDSFSKPTRLSKGKSSKQNVLGKKAPVKTSAKDEEDKSGPIFIMIPSGKEQRIKEEKALKVLKWNFLTPRDEYVEQLKNQMSTCLAKWLQDELFHFDFQHHVKAISAMIEHMEDEKEATISCLDLILKWFTLRFFDTNTSVLMKALEYLKLLFSMLSRENYHLNEFEASSFIPYLILKVGEPKDVVRKDVRAILTMLCKVYPASKVFTFLMEGTKSKNSKQRAECLEELGCLIESYGMNVCQPTPAKSLKEIAIHIGDRDTSVRNAALNTVVVVYNVCGDQVFKLIGNLSEKDMSMLEERIKRSAKKTPAAPARQVEERAQRAQPGNSNASLMRKPPPPDEVPNKLKIMYRTYRIQARAQNAHVEQSPPSITKEFQLDLDMIENDHTRVSELPDLVQHKLDELLEPVMIPEPKMRAVSPQFDDLHNSTASTINFVISQVASGDINASIQALAQIDEVLRQEDKAEAMSGHIDQFLIATFMQLRLIYNTHMADDRLDKKEIFKLYSCIIGNMLSFGIKGLTCNPPCI from the exons TGAATTTGGCTCCAAGATTATTACCCTCAAGCCAATTGTGAAAGTGTTGCCAAAACTGTTTGAATCTCGAGAAAAAGCTGTCAGAGATGAAGCCAAATTGCTTGCAGTAGAGATCTATAAGTGGATCCGTGATGCTCTTCGGCCACCCCTACAGAACATCAATTCTGTCCAG TTGAAAGAGTTGGAAGAGGAGTGGGTGAAACTACCAGCATCGGCCCCTAAGCAGAGCCGTTTCCTGCGCTCACAGCAAGACCTGAAAGCTAAGtttgagcagcagcaggcagctggTGGAGATGAGGTTGATG GTGATGATGAAGAATGTGCTCAGCAGGTTGACCCGTATGAGCTTTTGGAGGCTGTAGAGATTCTTTCAAAGGTGCCCAAAGACTTCtatgaaaaaatt GAGGCCAAAAAATGGCAGGAGAGGAAAGAAGCTTTGGAAGCATTGGAATCCTTGACAAAGAACCTTAAATTAGAAAATGGGGACTATGGTGACCTGGTCAGAGCACTTAAAAAG gttatTGGCAAAGATGCTAATGTAATGCTAGTGACACTAGCGGCCAAATGCTTGGCTGGACTGGCTTCTGGTCTTAGGAAGAAGTTTGGGACATATGCAAGCCAT GTGGTGCCAACCATTTTGGAGAAGTTTAAGGAGAAGAAACCACAAGTTGTCCAGGCCTTACAAGAGGCTATTGATGCAGTCTTCCTAACA ACATCTCTACAAAATCTAAGTGAAGATATTTTGGCTGTGATGGACAACAAGAATCCCTCTATTAAACAACAGGCTTCGCTCTTCTTGGCAAGAAGCTTTTGTCATTGCACCCCTTCCACGTTACCCAAAAGTCTTCTTAAACCATTCTGTGCAGCATTTCTTAAG CAAGTGAACGACTCTGCCCCTGAAGTGAGAGATGCTGCCTTCGAAGCTCTGGGTACAGCTATGAAGGTGGTAGGAGAGAAAGCGGTCAACCCCTTCTTGACTGATCTTGACAAGCTTAAGCTTGACAAG ATAAAAGAATGTGCTGATAAAGTAGAACTGGTAGGTGGAAAGAAAGTAGTGGCAGAAAAGGAGAAATCAACATCAAAAGCCCAGCCCCCTGTTGAGGTTCCTGCAAAGCCTGCCTCTGCTCCTCCTAAGAAAGCCCCTGCAGCCAAG CCTGCTGGACCACCCAAGAAGGCAAAACCTGTGGCAGCAGTCAGTGCTAAAGGAAAGAAAACCTCAGAAGTTAAAGAAATAGTGGAGACGGAGCTCTCT CTTGAGGTGTGCGAGGAGAAGTCTGCTGCTgtgcttcctgcttcctgtaTGCAGATGTTGGACAGTGCTAACTGGAAAGAGAGACTGGCCAGCATGGAGGAGTTCCAAAGG gcTGTTGAACAAATGGACAAAAGCGAGATGCCTTGCCAGGCTCTTGTCAGGATGCTTGCGAAGAAACCAGGCTGGAAAGAGACTAACTTTCAG GTGATGCAGATGAAGCTTCACATTGTGGGGCTAATTGCACAGAAGGGTAATTTCTCCAAGACCTCTGCACTTGTGGTGCTGGATGGGCTGGTAGATAAGGTGGGAGATATCAAGTGTGGAGTGAAGGCCAAGGAGGCCCTGACTGCCATTGGAGAGGCGTGCTCCCTTCCCTGGACTGCGGAACAG GTTGTGTCCTTAGCTTTTGCACAGAAGAATCCTAAAAACCAGGCTGAAGCATTGAACTGGCTGGCAAATGCCATGAAAGAATTTGGATTTTCAGG GATAAATGTGAAAGGATTTATTAATAATGTCAAAACTGCTTTGGGTGCCACCAATCCT GCTGTGAGGACAGCTGCCATTGCACTTTTGGGAGTTATGTATCTCTACATGGGTCCCCCCCTGCGCATGTTCTTTGAGGATGAAAAGCCAGCTCTCCTAGCTCAGATTGATTCTGAATTTGAGAAA ATGCAGGGTCAGTCTCCACCAGCCTCTATCAGAGGTTTCTCAAAGAAAGGAGCAGAGGATGAGGGAGAGGAGATTGAAGAGCAAGAAGACGAGGGCGGTAGTGGTGACTTCATGGACCTTCTCCCTCGAACTGATATCAG TGAGAAGGTGACATCTGAAATGGTGTCAAAAATAGGAgataaaaactggaaaattcgAAAAGAGGGACTTGAAGAGGTCACAGCAATCATTTCCGAGGCCAAGTTCATACAACCAAATGTGGGCGAGCTTCCTATGGCGCTGAAGGGTCGCCTCAACGATTCTAATAAGATTCTG GTTCAGCAGACGCTGTCGATACTGCAGCAGATTGCCACAGCGATGGGCCCAGCTTTGAAGCAGCATGTGAAGAACTTGGGGATACCCATTATTACAGTGCTTGGAGATAGCAAG GCCAATGTGCGCGCTGCTGCCTTGACAACGCTGaatgcttgggtggagcagacAGGCATGAAGGAGTGGTTGGAGGGAGAAGACCTGTctgaggagctgaagaaggagaatCCCTTCCTCAGGCAGGAG GTGCTGGCTTGGCTGGCAGAGAAGCTCCCAACACTGCGTGTGGTTTCTCCAGACCTCATGTTCTGTGTGCCCTATCTGTATGCCTGTCTGGAAGACCGCAATGGAGATGTTCGCAAGAAGGCCCAGGATGCACTTCCAACCTTCATGATGCACTTAAGCTATGAGAAGATGCTCAAAGCCACTGGCAAACTTAAG CCAGCTTCTAAGGACCAGGTGGTAGCCATGTTGGAGAAGGCTCGAGCTGTCATGCCGGCCAAACCAGCTGGTCCTGCCAAAGCTGGCCCTGCCAAAGCTGCACCCAGCGCCCCACCTCCAAAGGCTTCTCCAG ctcCAGGTAAATCCCAGTCAGTCAGTGAAGATTCTGGAGTTTTTGAGTCTAAATCGGACACAAAGAAAGTAAAGCCTGGTGGACCACCTGCCAAAGGAAAG AACACCTCCCAAGAGTTGAACGGAAGCGTGGATAAAGATGATAGTTTCAGTAAACCTACCAGATTATCAAAAGGGAAGTCAAGTAAACAG AATGTTCTTGGGAAGAAGGCTCCAGTTAAGACCAGTGCTAAAGATGAAGAGGACAAATCTGGTCCCATCTTCATCATGATCCCCAGTGGGAAGGAACAAAGGATAAAGGAAGAGAAGGCACTTAAG GTTCTAAAGTGGAACTTCTTGACACCTCGTGATGAGTATGTAGAGCAGCTGAAGAATCAAATGTCTACTTGTTTGGCTAAGTGGTTACAAGATGAGCTGTTCCACTTTGACTTCCAGCACCATGTGAAAGCCATCAGTGCCATGATTGAG CACATGGAGGATGAGAAGGAAGCCACTATTAGCTGCCTGGACCTCATCCTGAAGTGGTTTACGCTGCGTTTCTTTGACACCAACACCAGTGTGCTGATGAAGGCTCTGGAGTACCTGAAGCTGCTTTTCTCAATGCTCAGTCGTGAAAACTACCACTTAAATGAGTTTGAAGCTTCATCTTTTATCCCTTACCTTATCTTGAAA GTTGGGGAACCAAAAGATGTGGTCCGTAAAGATGTGCGTGCCATTCTTACCATGTTGTGCAAGGTTTACCCTGCGAGCAAGGTTTTTACCTTTCTCATGGAGGGTACCAAGTCCAAGAATTCAAAACAGCGTGCAG AATGTTTAGAAGAACTTGGCTGTTTGATCGAGTCATATGGAATGAATGTTTGCCAACCCACCCCTGCAAAATCCCTCAAGGAAATAGCAATTCATATCGGGGACCGAGATACATCTGTGCGCAACGCGGCCCTCAACACTGTGGTAGTTGTGTACAATGTATGTGGGGACCAGGTCTTCAAACTCATTGGCAAT CTTTCAGAGAAGGATATGAGTATGCTGGAGGAAAGGATCAAGCGTTCTGCCAAGAAGACACCTGCTGCACCTGCCCGGCAGGTGGAGGAGAGGGCTCAAAGAGCACAACCAGGAAACTCCAACGCCAGCCTCATGCGGAAGCCGCCACCACCAGATGAAGTCCCTAACAAGCTCAA AATTATGTATCGCACTTACAGGAT TCAGGCACGGGCCCAGAATGCTCATGTGGAGCAGTCTCCTCCCTCCATTACTAAGGAGTTTCAGCTGGATCTTGACATGATTGAGAATGATCACACCAGAGTGAGCGAGCTACCTGACCTAGTACAGCATAAACTAGATGAGCTCCTGGAGCCTGTAATGATCCCAGAGCCAAA GATGCGTGCAGTGTCCCCTCAGTTTGATGACCTTCATAACAGCACTGCTTCCACCATCAACTTTGTCATCTCACAAGTGGCTAGTGGAGACATCAATGCTAGCATCCAGGCCCTAGCACAG ATTGATGAAGTGCTGCGCCAGGAGGACAAGGCAGAGGCCATGTCAGGCCACATTGACCAGTTCCTCATTGCCACCTTCATGCAGCTTCGGCtcatttacaacacacacatgGCAGATGACCGGCTGGATAAGAAAGAAATCTTCAAGTTGTACAGCTGCATCATTGGAAACATGCTTTCT TTTGGGATAAAGGGCTTGACTTGCAACCCTCCTTGCATCTGA
- the ckap5 gene encoding cytoskeleton-associated protein 5 isoform X3 has translation MGDDSEWMKLPTDQKCEHKVWKARLNGYEEALKLFQRIEDEKSPEWGKYLGLIKKFVTDSNAVAQLKGLEAALAYVENAHVAGKTTGEVVSGVVSKVFNQPKARAKELGTDICLIYIEIEKADVVQEELVKGLDNKNPKIVVACVETIRKALCEFGSKIITLKPIVKVLPKLFESREKAVRDEAKLLAVEIYKWIRDALRPPLQNINSVQLKELEEEWVKLPASAPKQSRFLRSQQDLKAKFEQQQAAGGDEVDGDDEECAQQVDPYELLEAVEILSKVPKDFYEKIEAKKWQERKEALEALESLTKNLKLENGDYGDLVRALKKVIGKDANVMLVTLAAKCLAGLASGLRKKFGTYASHVVPTILEKFKEKKPQVVQALQEAIDAVFLTTSLQNLSEDILAVMDNKNPSIKQQASLFLARSFCHCTPSTLPKSLLKPFCAAFLKQVNDSAPEVRDAAFEALGTAMKVVGEKAVNPFLTDLDKLKLDKIKECADKVELVGGKKVVAEKEKSTSKAQPPVEVPAKPASAPPKKAPAAKPAGPPKKAKPVAAVSAKGKKTSEVKEIVETELSLEVCEEKSAAVLPASCMQMLDSANWKERLASMEEFQRAVEQMDKSEMPCQALVRMLAKKPGWKETNFQVMQMKLHIVGLIAQKGNFSKTSALVVLDGLVDKVGDIKCGVKAKEALTAIGEACSLPWTAEQVVSLAFAQKNPKNQAEALNWLANAMKEFGFSGINVKGFINNVKTALGATNPAVRTAAIALLGVMYLYMGPPLRMFFEDEKPALLAQIDSEFEKMQGQSPPASIRGFSKKGAEDEGEEIEEQEDEGGSGDFMDLLPRTDISEKVTSEMVSKIGDKNWKIRKEGLEEVTAIISEAKFIQPNVGELPMALKGRLNDSNKILVQQTLSILQQIATAMGPALKQHVKNLGIPIITVLGDSKANVRAAALTTLNAWVEQTGMKEWLEGEDLSEELKKENPFLRQEVLAWLAEKLPTLRVVSPDLMFCVPYLYACLEDRNGDVRKKAQDALPTFMMHLSYEKMLKATGKLKPASKDQVVAMLEKARAVMPAKPAGPAKAGPAKAAPSAPPPKASPAPGKSQSVSEDSGVFESKSDTKKVKPGGPPAKGKNTSQELNGSVDKDDSFSKPTRLSKGKSSKQNVLGKKAPVKTSAKDEEDKSGPIFIMIPSGKEQRIKEEKALKVLKWNFLTPRDEYVEQLKNQMSTCLAKWLQDELFHFDFQHHVKAISAMIEHMEDEKEATISCLDLILKWFTLRFFDTNTSVLMKALEYLKLLFSMLSRENYHLNEFEASSFIPYLILKVGEPKDVVRKDVRAILTMLCKVYPASKVFTFLMEGTKSKNSKQRAECLEELGCLIESYGMNVCQPTPAKSLKEIAIHIGDRDTSVRNAALNTVVVVYNVCGDQVFKLIGNLSEKDMSMLEERIKRSAKKTPAAPARQVEERAQRAQPGNSNASLMRKPPPPDEVPNKLNQARAQNAHVEQSPPSITKEFQLDLDMIENDHTRVSELPDLVQHKLDELLEPVMIPEPKMRAVSPQFDDLHNSTASTINFVISQVASGDINASIQALAQIDEVLRQEDKAEAMSGHIDQFLIATFMQLRLIYNTHMADDRLDKKEIFKLYSCIIGNMLSLFSMESLAREASMGVLKDLMHGLITLMLDARVEDIEDGQQLIRSVNLLVVRVLEKSDQTNILSALLVLLQDSLISTAGSPKFSELVMKCLWRMIRFLPETIGTINLDRILLDVHNFMKVFPKEKLKQLKSDVPHRTLKTLLHTLCRLTGAKILDHMSMIENKNESELESHLRRVVKHSSNLSGTKSDRGTEKGAIRTDEKMSKAKVSDILSEIFKKIGSKENTKEGLTELYEYKQKYSDADLEPFLRNTSQFFQSYVERGLRMIESEREGKGRTQPSNPVIPQHTTDYVSGSSSVPLNANGEELKPAVYYERLKILRQRHGLENNTKQHEDDDRPPLTSLLSKPSVASSTDMLHSKLTQLKESREHYHQEQSHSHSPSRSSSPATNLDDLKKRLERIKSNRQ, from the exons TGAATTTGGCTCCAAGATTATTACCCTCAAGCCAATTGTGAAAGTGTTGCCAAAACTGTTTGAATCTCGAGAAAAAGCTGTCAGAGATGAAGCCAAATTGCTTGCAGTAGAGATCTATAAGTGGATCCGTGATGCTCTTCGGCCACCCCTACAGAACATCAATTCTGTCCAG TTGAAAGAGTTGGAAGAGGAGTGGGTGAAACTACCAGCATCGGCCCCTAAGCAGAGCCGTTTCCTGCGCTCACAGCAAGACCTGAAAGCTAAGtttgagcagcagcaggcagctggTGGAGATGAGGTTGATG GTGATGATGAAGAATGTGCTCAGCAGGTTGACCCGTATGAGCTTTTGGAGGCTGTAGAGATTCTTTCAAAGGTGCCCAAAGACTTCtatgaaaaaatt GAGGCCAAAAAATGGCAGGAGAGGAAAGAAGCTTTGGAAGCATTGGAATCCTTGACAAAGAACCTTAAATTAGAAAATGGGGACTATGGTGACCTGGTCAGAGCACTTAAAAAG gttatTGGCAAAGATGCTAATGTAATGCTAGTGACACTAGCGGCCAAATGCTTGGCTGGACTGGCTTCTGGTCTTAGGAAGAAGTTTGGGACATATGCAAGCCAT GTGGTGCCAACCATTTTGGAGAAGTTTAAGGAGAAGAAACCACAAGTTGTCCAGGCCTTACAAGAGGCTATTGATGCAGTCTTCCTAACA ACATCTCTACAAAATCTAAGTGAAGATATTTTGGCTGTGATGGACAACAAGAATCCCTCTATTAAACAACAGGCTTCGCTCTTCTTGGCAAGAAGCTTTTGTCATTGCACCCCTTCCACGTTACCCAAAAGTCTTCTTAAACCATTCTGTGCAGCATTTCTTAAG CAAGTGAACGACTCTGCCCCTGAAGTGAGAGATGCTGCCTTCGAAGCTCTGGGTACAGCTATGAAGGTGGTAGGAGAGAAAGCGGTCAACCCCTTCTTGACTGATCTTGACAAGCTTAAGCTTGACAAG ATAAAAGAATGTGCTGATAAAGTAGAACTGGTAGGTGGAAAGAAAGTAGTGGCAGAAAAGGAGAAATCAACATCAAAAGCCCAGCCCCCTGTTGAGGTTCCTGCAAAGCCTGCCTCTGCTCCTCCTAAGAAAGCCCCTGCAGCCAAG CCTGCTGGACCACCCAAGAAGGCAAAACCTGTGGCAGCAGTCAGTGCTAAAGGAAAGAAAACCTCAGAAGTTAAAGAAATAGTGGAGACGGAGCTCTCT CTTGAGGTGTGCGAGGAGAAGTCTGCTGCTgtgcttcctgcttcctgtaTGCAGATGTTGGACAGTGCTAACTGGAAAGAGAGACTGGCCAGCATGGAGGAGTTCCAAAGG gcTGTTGAACAAATGGACAAAAGCGAGATGCCTTGCCAGGCTCTTGTCAGGATGCTTGCGAAGAAACCAGGCTGGAAAGAGACTAACTTTCAG GTGATGCAGATGAAGCTTCACATTGTGGGGCTAATTGCACAGAAGGGTAATTTCTCCAAGACCTCTGCACTTGTGGTGCTGGATGGGCTGGTAGATAAGGTGGGAGATATCAAGTGTGGAGTGAAGGCCAAGGAGGCCCTGACTGCCATTGGAGAGGCGTGCTCCCTTCCCTGGACTGCGGAACAG GTTGTGTCCTTAGCTTTTGCACAGAAGAATCCTAAAAACCAGGCTGAAGCATTGAACTGGCTGGCAAATGCCATGAAAGAATTTGGATTTTCAGG GATAAATGTGAAAGGATTTATTAATAATGTCAAAACTGCTTTGGGTGCCACCAATCCT GCTGTGAGGACAGCTGCCATTGCACTTTTGGGAGTTATGTATCTCTACATGGGTCCCCCCCTGCGCATGTTCTTTGAGGATGAAAAGCCAGCTCTCCTAGCTCAGATTGATTCTGAATTTGAGAAA ATGCAGGGTCAGTCTCCACCAGCCTCTATCAGAGGTTTCTCAAAGAAAGGAGCAGAGGATGAGGGAGAGGAGATTGAAGAGCAAGAAGACGAGGGCGGTAGTGGTGACTTCATGGACCTTCTCCCTCGAACTGATATCAG TGAGAAGGTGACATCTGAAATGGTGTCAAAAATAGGAgataaaaactggaaaattcgAAAAGAGGGACTTGAAGAGGTCACAGCAATCATTTCCGAGGCCAAGTTCATACAACCAAATGTGGGCGAGCTTCCTATGGCGCTGAAGGGTCGCCTCAACGATTCTAATAAGATTCTG GTTCAGCAGACGCTGTCGATACTGCAGCAGATTGCCACAGCGATGGGCCCAGCTTTGAAGCAGCATGTGAAGAACTTGGGGATACCCATTATTACAGTGCTTGGAGATAGCAAG GCCAATGTGCGCGCTGCTGCCTTGACAACGCTGaatgcttgggtggagcagacAGGCATGAAGGAGTGGTTGGAGGGAGAAGACCTGTctgaggagctgaagaaggagaatCCCTTCCTCAGGCAGGAG GTGCTGGCTTGGCTGGCAGAGAAGCTCCCAACACTGCGTGTGGTTTCTCCAGACCTCATGTTCTGTGTGCCCTATCTGTATGCCTGTCTGGAAGACCGCAATGGAGATGTTCGCAAGAAGGCCCAGGATGCACTTCCAACCTTCATGATGCACTTAAGCTATGAGAAGATGCTCAAAGCCACTGGCAAACTTAAG CCAGCTTCTAAGGACCAGGTGGTAGCCATGTTGGAGAAGGCTCGAGCTGTCATGCCGGCCAAACCAGCTGGTCCTGCCAAAGCTGGCCCTGCCAAAGCTGCACCCAGCGCCCCACCTCCAAAGGCTTCTCCAG ctcCAGGTAAATCCCAGTCAGTCAGTGAAGATTCTGGAGTTTTTGAGTCTAAATCGGACACAAAGAAAGTAAAGCCTGGTGGACCACCTGCCAAAGGAAAG AACACCTCCCAAGAGTTGAACGGAAGCGTGGATAAAGATGATAGTTTCAGTAAACCTACCAGATTATCAAAAGGGAAGTCAAGTAAACAG AATGTTCTTGGGAAGAAGGCTCCAGTTAAGACCAGTGCTAAAGATGAAGAGGACAAATCTGGTCCCATCTTCATCATGATCCCCAGTGGGAAGGAACAAAGGATAAAGGAAGAGAAGGCACTTAAG GTTCTAAAGTGGAACTTCTTGACACCTCGTGATGAGTATGTAGAGCAGCTGAAGAATCAAATGTCTACTTGTTTGGCTAAGTGGTTACAAGATGAGCTGTTCCACTTTGACTTCCAGCACCATGTGAAAGCCATCAGTGCCATGATTGAG CACATGGAGGATGAGAAGGAAGCCACTATTAGCTGCCTGGACCTCATCCTGAAGTGGTTTACGCTGCGTTTCTTTGACACCAACACCAGTGTGCTGATGAAGGCTCTGGAGTACCTGAAGCTGCTTTTCTCAATGCTCAGTCGTGAAAACTACCACTTAAATGAGTTTGAAGCTTCATCTTTTATCCCTTACCTTATCTTGAAA GTTGGGGAACCAAAAGATGTGGTCCGTAAAGATGTGCGTGCCATTCTTACCATGTTGTGCAAGGTTTACCCTGCGAGCAAGGTTTTTACCTTTCTCATGGAGGGTACCAAGTCCAAGAATTCAAAACAGCGTGCAG AATGTTTAGAAGAACTTGGCTGTTTGATCGAGTCATATGGAATGAATGTTTGCCAACCCACCCCTGCAAAATCCCTCAAGGAAATAGCAATTCATATCGGGGACCGAGATACATCTGTGCGCAACGCGGCCCTCAACACTGTGGTAGTTGTGTACAATGTATGTGGGGACCAGGTCTTCAAACTCATTGGCAAT CTTTCAGAGAAGGATATGAGTATGCTGGAGGAAAGGATCAAGCGTTCTGCCAAGAAGACACCTGCTGCACCTGCCCGGCAGGTGGAGGAGAGGGCTCAAAGAGCACAACCAGGAAACTCCAACGCCAGCCTCATGCGGAAGCCGCCACCACCAGATGAAGTCCCTAACAAGCTCAA TCAGGCACGGGCCCAGAATGCTCATGTGGAGCAGTCTCCTCCCTCCATTACTAAGGAGTTTCAGCTGGATCTTGACATGATTGAGAATGATCACACCAGAGTGAGCGAGCTACCTGACCTAGTACAGCATAAACTAGATGAGCTCCTGGAGCCTGTAATGATCCCAGAGCCAAA GATGCGTGCAGTGTCCCCTCAGTTTGATGACCTTCATAACAGCACTGCTTCCACCATCAACTTTGTCATCTCACAAGTGGCTAGTGGAGACATCAATGCTAGCATCCAGGCCCTAGCACAG ATTGATGAAGTGCTGCGCCAGGAGGACAAGGCAGAGGCCATGTCAGGCCACATTGACCAGTTCCTCATTGCCACCTTCATGCAGCTTCGGCtcatttacaacacacacatgGCAGATGACCGGCTGGATAAGAAAGAAATCTTCAAGTTGTACAGCTGCATCATTGGAAACATGCTTTCT ctgttctcaATGGAGAGCCTGGCACGGGAGGCCTCCATGGGTGTGCTGAAGGACCTGATGCACGGTCTAATCACGTTGATGCTGGACGCCCGTGTAGAGGACATTGAGGATGGCCAGCAGCTCATTCGTTCTGTGAATCTGCTGGTCGTTCGTGTGCTGGAGAAGTCTGATCAGACTAATATCTTGAG TGCTCTCCTTGTGCTGCTTCAGGACAGCCTTATTTCCACAGCAGGCTCTCCAAAATTTTCTGAACTTGTAATGAAG TGTCTGTGGAGAATGATCCGGTTCCTGCCAGAGACCATAGGCACCATCAACTTGGATCGCATTCTCTTGGATGTTCACAACTTCATGAAGGTGTTCCCCAAGGAGAAACTGAAACAGCTGAAGAGTGATGTACCTCATAGGACCCTAAAGACACTGTTGCACACTCTCTGCAGGCTGACTGGTGCCAAG ATCCTGGATCACATGTCAATGATTGAAAACAAGAACGAGTCTGAGTTGGAATCGCACCTGAGGCGGGTGGTGAAGCATTCCAGCAACCTGTCAGGCACAAAGTCTGACAGGGGAACTGAGAAGGGAGCTATACGGACg GATGAGAAGATGTCCAAAGCAAAAGTAAGTGATATCCTGTCTGAAATCTTCAAAAAGATTGGGTCCAAGGAGAACACAAAGGAG GGACTCACTGAGCTATATGAATATAAACAGAAGTACTCAGATGCAGACCTGGAGCCTTTCCTACGGAACACATCACAGTTTTTCCAGAGCTATGTGGAGAGAGGCCTGCGTATGATTGAGTCTGAGCGTGAAGGCAAAGGCAGGACCCAGCCGTCCAATCCTG TTATTCCCCAGCATACTACAGATTATGTTTCAGGCTCCAGCTCTGTACCACTAAACGCCAATGGAGAAGAGCTGAAGCCTGCTGTGTACTACGAGAGACTGAAAATACTAAGACAACGCCATGGActggaaaacaacacaaag CAGCATGAGGATGACGACAGGCCTCCGCTGACCTCCCTGCTGTCCAAGCCTTCGGTGGCTTCCTCTACAGACATGCTTCACAGCAAGCTGACCCAGCTGAAAGAGTCCCGTGAGCATTACCATCAGGAGCAGTCACACTCACACAGCCCCTCGCGTTCTTCCTCCCCTGCCACCAATCTTGATGACCTGAAGAAGAGGCTGGAGAGAATAAAGAGCAACCGCCAATAG